The Pyrenophora tritici-repentis strain M4 chromosome 10, whole genome shotgun sequence genome contains a region encoding:
- a CDS encoding DUF1421 multi-domain protein — protein sequence MAGSQSNSGDTDADVQEQLLNYPSERNTSKRAETISPGAKFTAEHLMRHCPYTVTFDYINPSLWGVPAPEDADETHATTWVAKAIHDYHVGMEWDERLYFDYQWDFEGWTRELFQKVERTTLRSLKTVLRYRGVYTGKFRARVADSLFNLLGGENAPEWDPAEFKAEKFDERSEAYQRQQNAHLAAPIDRQAQQPLQQTQPLEPLQPQPQRPSQGEQYRVRQGVRSHPQYQELQQPPYAINAYAGPQPRQTEQAMQPQQWYPQTQTRPQRPHTAR from the coding sequence ATGGCAGGCAGCCAGAGCAACTCTGGCGATACAGACGCTGATGTTCAAGAGCAACTACTCAACTATCCATCCGAACGCAATACAAGCAAGCGCGCAGAAACTATATCCCCAGGAGCGAAGTTTACTGCTGAACACCTTATGCGACactgtccatacacagtCACGTTTGACTATATCAACCCATCtctctggggtgtacccgcacCAGAGGATGCAGACGAGACGCACGCAACAACCTGGGTCGCGAAggctatccacgactaccATGTAGGAATGGAATGGGATGAGAGACTATACTTCGACTACcaatgggactttgaaggatggacacGAGAGCTATTCCAGAAGGTTGAGCGCACTACGCTAAGATCTCTGAAGACTGTGCTCCGGTATAGGGGAGTCTATACAGGCAAATTTCGGGCTAGAGTAGCTGATTCCCTCTTCAACTTACTAGGAGGAGAAAACGCTCCCGAATGGGACCCTGCAGAGTTCAAGGCCGAGAAGTTTGACGAACGTTCTGAGGCGTACCAGCGTCAGCAGAACGCACATCTAGCAGCCCCTATAGATAGACAAGCGCAGCAGCCACTGCAACAGACGCAGCCACTGGAACCGCTACAGCCGCAGCCACAACGTCCGTCACAGGGCgagcagtatagagtgagacaaggcgttCGAAGCCACCCGCAATATCAAGAGCTACAACAACCGCCCTACGCGATCAATGCCTATGCAGGACCACAGCCTCGACAAACGGAGCAGGCTATGCAACCACAACAATGGTACCCGCAGACACAGACACGACCCCAGCGACCGCATACCGCGAGGTGA